A genomic segment from Zingiber officinale cultivar Zhangliang unplaced genomic scaffold, Zo_v1.1 ctg249, whole genome shotgun sequence encodes:
- the LOC122037270 gene encoding protein CUP-SHAPED COTYLEDON 2-like — protein MEGRKNKEEEKLPPGFRFHPTDEELITHYLIKKITDAGFSARAMADVDLNKCEPWDLPGKAKMGDKEWYFFSLRDRKYPTGLRTNRATVAGYWKTTGKDREIFTSNTSELLGMKKTLVFYKGRAPRGEKTNWVMHEYRLHSTLALNTNNIKDEWVVCRVFKKNTSGKKLSTSNLQARINSYGHFPIINMCGLMQNEHFHFGASQTHLSNPNLTDFSSRFNNRADNGLLNNLSGNFGPSLAPSLNIHMGASPTMATPFSGFIEGFNVEANPTMENKYHNNVDSCMEVEGYGWY, from the exons ATGGAAGGAAGGAagaacaaagaggaagagaagttgCCACCGGGGTTTCGGTTTCATCCTACCGACGAGGAGCTGATCACACACTACCTTATCAAGAAGATTACTGATGCAGGTTTCAGTGCCAGAGCCATGGCAGATGTTGATCTTAACAAGTGCGAGCCATGGGATCTCCcag GGAAAGCAAAGATGGGAGATAAAGAATGGTACTTCTTTAGCTTGCGCGACCGCAAGTACCCGACCGGGTTAAGGACCAACCGAGCCACCGTTGCGGGATATTGGAAGACAACCGGAAAGGATAGGGAGATCTTTACTAGTAATACTTCAGAGCTTTTGGGCATGAAGAAGACGCTTGTTTTCTACAAAGGGAGAGCTCCAAGAGGCGAGAAGACTAATTGGGTGATGCATGAATATCGACTCCACTCGACTTTAGCTCTTAATACTAACAATATCAAG GATGAATGGGTTGTGTGTCGAGTCTTCAAGAAGAACACGAGCGGCAAGAAGCTTTCGACATCAAACCTACAAGCAAGAATCAATTCTTATGGTCATTTCCCCATCATCAACATGTGTGGCCTAATGCAGAATGAACATTTTCACTTTGGGGCATCTCAAACCCACCTATCCAATCCTAATTTAACTGATTTCTCAAGTCGATTCAACAACCGAGCCGACAATGGACTTTTAAACAATCTCTCGGGCAACTTCGGTCCGTCTCTTGCACCGAGTTTGAACATACACATGGGAGCTAGTCCAACCATGGCAACTCCTTTTTCAGGATTTATCGAAGGGTTCAATGTCGAAGCCAATCCTACAATGGAAAACAAGTATCATAATAATGTGGATTCTTGCATGGAGGTTGAGGGTTATGGATGGTATTGA
- the LOC122037261 gene encoding DNA-binding protein BIN4-like, translating into MSDSREGSPDWLRLFQPPSTDVVTVSSGSDSSPVNNPKRSAHAKHEPKGRKSEQYSIKIDNDEDSLLIKTEEPTDAKQEPKGRKNERDSIKINIGEESLLIKTVEPTDAKHENNQILSQDALSPNKKEPIEESTQDKPAGSSVSRLPLVFTDKVQRSKALVECDGDSIDLRGDVGAVGRIVISNGPTGNNDLLLDLKGTVYKTTIVPSRTFCVVSIGQSEAKIEAIMNDFIQLEPKSNVFEAETMVEGTLDDFSFDSEEEADKVTKNPVHQSDQTNEDGDHTDKTKGSARKKAKMITTPAKKGAKNPQVSKRTRKSKK; encoded by the exons ATGAGCGACTCGCGCGAAGGATCCCCCGACTGGTTGCGATTGTTCCAG CCTCCAAGCACGGATGTTGTAACAGTATCTTCTGGGTCTGATTCCTCTCCAGTAAACAACCCCAAAAGGTCTGCTCATGCAAAACATGAACCAAAGGGAAGGAAGAGTGAGCAATATTCCATCAAAATTGATAATGATGAAGATAGCCTTCTAATCAAGACTGAGGAACCAACGGATGCAAAACAAGAGCCAAAGGGAAGGAAGAATGAGCGAGATTCTATCAAAATTAATATTGGTGAAGAAAGCCTTCTAATCAAGACTGTGGAACCAACAGATGCAAAACATGAGAATAATCAAATTTTGAGCCAag ATGCTTTGAGTCCCAATAAGAAGGAACCAATTGAAGAAAGCACACAAGATAAACCTGCAGGATCTTCT GTCTCCAGGTTACCTTTAGTGTTCACAGACAAAGTACAACGTTCCAAg GCACTTGTTGAATGTGATGGGGACTCCATAGATCTTAGAGGAGATGTAGGTGCTGTTGGACGAATTGTAATTTCAAATGGTCCTACTGGGAACAATGATTTGCTCTTAGACCTAAAAG GGACTGTATATAAAACAACAATAGTTCCTTCAAGGACATTTTGTGTT GTCAGCATAGGACAATCAGAAGCAAAG ATAGAGGCAATCATGAATGATTTTATACAATTGGAACCAAAGTCAAATGTATTTGAAGCTGAGACAATGGTTGAAG GAACACTtgatgatttttcatttgattcagaAGAAGAGGCAGATAAGGTAACAAAAAATCCTGTTCATCAAAGTGATCAGACAAATGAAGATGGTGATCATACAGATAAGACCAAG GGTTCCGCGCGTAAGAAGGCCAAAATGATTACCACACCGGCTAAGAAAGGCGCAAAAAACCCTCAAGTTTCGAAGAGAACAAGAAAGTCAAAAAAATAG